The window GAATCGTTTGTTACATGAGCAAAAACCGCTGCTTATTGTGGCGCTAAAACACGACCAATTGAACATGAAACAGGCAATCATCGATTTTGAACCTTTCAAACTCGACGGTAAGATTTACAAAGGACCACTTGCAGCATTTTTGCATCGCACTCAGGCACTGGATAAAGCCTACGGCTTCCACCTGTTTTTGGCCGACGATACCCTCGACCGCCACCCGGATGAGTTTATTGAACTATTAAAACGCCACATCGAAAAGTATTCACCTTAAAGCCATAGCGCAGACCGCTTTTCAGATGTTATCATCAGCCCCATAAAACAATAATTGACCTGAGTTAAATGCAAGCCAATCAACCTACTATTCTCTGGCACGATTACGAGACCTGGGGCGTTTCCCCTAAATTTGATCGCCCGTCTCAATTTGCGGCCATTCGTACCGATTTAGATTTGAATATCATTGGCGAGCCCGAGGTCTTTTACTGTCAGCCTCCACAGGATTATTTACCGCATCCAGGTGCTGCTTTAGTTACCGGTATCACCCCACAAAAAGCACAACGGGAAGGTTTACCTGAGGCAGAATTTGCCCGTCGTATTCAGTCATTGTTTACGGTGCCAAATACAACTGTGGCCGGCTATAACTCAATACGATTCGATGATGAAGTTTCCCGTTATCTGTTTTACCGAAACTTTTATGACCCTTATGCTCGTGAGTGGCAAAACGGTAATAGCCGTTGGGACATCATCGATATGGTGCGTTTGTGTTACGCATTGCGTCCTGATGGCATTAACTGGCCCCGTAATGAAAACGGCAGTGTGAGTTTTCGACTAGAACTATTAACCGCAGCAAATGGCATTAGCCATGAAGCGGCGCATGATGCGATGAGTGACGTCTACGCCACAATTGCCATGGCAAAACTGATTAAAGAAAAGCATTCAAAGCTTTATGAGTTTATCTTCAACCTTCGTAATAAGCGTGAAGTGCAAAAGCTACTGGAAGTATTTGAAATGACGCCTATCGTCCACACGTCTTCAAAGATTTCATCGGATCAGGGCTGTACCAGCTGGTTTGCTCCGGTTGAGTATCATCCGAGCAACAAAAATGCCGTGATTGCTGTCGACCTGGGCTTTGACGCGACACCAATATTAGAGCTCGATAGTGAACAGTTAAAGCAACGCTTATATACCAAACGCAGCGAGCTAGCCGACGATGAATTACCAGTTGGTATCAAACTTATCCATATCAACAAATGTCCGGTTGTGGCTCCGGCTAAAACCTTGACTGAAGCTGATGCCGAGCGTCTCGGTATTGATAGAGAAAACTGTTTAAAGAACTGGCGTGCGCTTAAACAGCAAGCGGCACAGGTCCGCGAAAAGCTTTCCGAAGTATTTAACGAAAGTTATGAAAATAAAGTAGAAGATGCAGATGTAGCTTTGTATTCGGGCAGTTTCTTCAGCGACAGCGATAAAGCGCAGATGCAGCTAATCCATGAAATGCCAGTAGAACAACTAGCCACATATCCTTTCAAATTTCAGGATCCTAGATTAGCTACCCTGTTATTTAGATATCGGGCTCGCAATTACCTTCATACCCTAACGGCCGATGAGCAAAGGCAATGGCAACAATATTGTCAGAATAAACTGGCTAATGGTGAGAACGGTCTGAGCTATGACGAGTATATGTTGGCGATTGAAAACCTGGCTCATGAGCACGAACAAAATACTCAAAAAATGAGTATCCTCAAGGCCTTGTATCAATACGTGGCAAGTTAACGTTTATTTTGTACAGGAGGAGAATGAGCTTGAAGCATTCTCCTTTGCCGCCTTACAGTCCGTTATTCTCTTAACTTATGCAAGAGAATTGCGACTATCCCCTCTCCTTCATTAGCCGTGTTGCTTTATTTCTTAACACCAACTGGCCTGGGCAGATTTGTCCTGAAGCAGCTCTTCGATATTAGCGCGAATAATGCCATAACCAACATTACCAAAAAGAATTTGCCGACCTGAATTCATCACCATTGACGGGCTACCTTTAATTTTCAGGCTTTCACTTTTTTTGCGATCGGACATCAATTTTGCCAAGGCATTGCCGGAATCAATTTCCTGGCTAATTGCCTTGTCATCAAGATTTAGATCGTTAATTAATGCCATCAGTACATCTGATTGGCTGATATCCTTTGCTTCGACAAAAAACGCTTCCCGAACCTTAGTTAGCCAACGTATTTCTGCAGGAGCACCATGAACCAGGCTGATCGCCTTGGCATATAAATGGGCTGGCGCCGAAGAGCTGGGTTTACATGTATTCCAGACAGAGTCATTGATCGTTAAATCAAATTGCGCAGCAGACTCTATAACATGTGCCCGAAATCCGGTATAACCGCCCTTTTGTTGCCACTGAAGTTGCATTTTTTCTGCAACGGCCCCAAAAACATCAACGTAATGATGATGCAGCTCAATGTTGTCACCGTAGTCTTTGACAAGTTCAGCAATTCTCCGTTCATTGATATAAGCCCAAACACATAAAACATCCGTAAAATAATCAACTTGAATGGTCATAATTTTCGTTAGTTACAGGGTGATTTGTTAAGTGTAATGTCTTTTGGAAATATCGCGGGCTTATGCTTAAATCGCGGATACAAAAAAGCCCGGAAAACCGGGCTTAGCAATCATGTTTAGCGGTTATATTATGAACCGCTAGCCATCTGTTGATATTCAACGTAAGCAGGAATTGCGATCGCAGCAAAAATACCCAAGCCGAACACCCCTAAGATCAGCACTAATGCCCAAACAGACCAACGCTTTTGCACGCTTTGGAAATGCTCTACACTGTCCCAGCGTTTATTTTCCCAGGCCCATTGGCGCCCCTTGATACCAAGAATGATAGCCATAATAAAGCCGATATAAGGGATAAGCGCAATCAAGCCTATCCAGGTACGATTACCCAGCGCCCAAATCCAGCTTAAGAAAAATGCGCCCCAACTCCAGCCTTTAATGCCTTCTGGTAGTTGATCGACTTTGCCCATACCTGAGTTATTTTCCAGTTTTACGGCGACATCGGATTCCGGTGCAGTATATAGTTCAGTCACTATGTTACTCCTTTTTTATTATTGAACTTCCTGAATAAATGCTGGGTTATATTACCCTTTCTTTTGTAATAATGCGATTAAGCTGCTGGTGTCCCAGCGGTTACCGCCAAGTTCCTGAACTTGTTCATAAAATCCATCCACCATGGTTGTCATTGGCAGGTCTGCCTGATGTTTTTTCGCTTCTTCAAACGCAATGGCTAGATCCTTGCGCATCCAATCGACGGCAAAGCCAAATTCAAACTCACCTTTCACCATAGTCGCTGAGCGATTTTCCATCTGCCAGGAACCTGCTGCACCTTTGGATATGGTTTCCACAAGTTTATCGGTATCTAATCCAGCACGGCTTGCAAAGTTAAGGGCTTCAGATAATCCCTGAACTACGCCGGCAATGCAGATTTGATTTGCCATTTTTGCTTTCTGGCCATCCCCCACAGGACCCATTAACTGGCTAAAGCGAGCATAGGCATCCATGATTGGCTGAACGTTTTTGAAAACCTGTTCGTCACCGCCGCACATAATGGTGAGCACACCGTTTTCAGCGCCAGCCTGGCCACCAGATACTGGCGCGTCAATAAAGTCGTTACCTTGCTGCTCACAGGAGGCTGCTAACTGCTTTGCTAACTCTGCCGAAGCCGTGGTATGGTCAACTAAAATCGCTGCAGATTTTAACCCGGCTAAAACACCGTTTTCGCCTTCGCAAACCTGTAATACATCTTGATCGTTACCAACGCAAACAAATACCACATCGCAACCTGTTGCGGCTTCTTTTGGCGTCGAATACGCGGTGCCTTGGTATTCTTTAGCCCACTGCTCTGCTTTTGCAGCAGTTCTGTTATAAACATTGACGTCAAAACCAGCCTTCGACAAATGACCAGCCATGGGATAACCCATTACCCCTAAACCAATAAATGCAACCTTAACTTTAGCCATGGCAACTACCACTTCTTTTTACTTCAGTGAAAAAAGTGATAGTGTAATGAAAAGAAACGCCTATTAAAAGGAATGCTATGTCAGCAATTTATGATTATTCGGTTACCAATAACAAAGGTGAAACCGTGCCAATGCTTAACTATCAGAACAAAGTGCTTTTGATAGTTAATACCGCCAGTGCCTGTGGCTTTACGCCTCAGTATGCCGGCTTACAGGATCTTTATGAAAAATATAAGGATCAGGGTTTTGAAGTGTTGGCCTTTCCCTGTAACCAATTCGGTAAGCAGGAATCCGGAAG is drawn from Thalassotalea sp. PS06 and contains these coding sequences:
- a CDS encoding DsbA family protein, with the protein product MTIQVDYFTDVLCVWAYINERRIAELVKDYGDNIELHHHYVDVFGAVAEKMQLQWQQKGGYTGFRAHVIESAAQFDLTINDSVWNTCKPSSSAPAHLYAKAISLVHGAPAEIRWLTKVREAFFVEAKDISQSDVLMALINDLNLDDKAISQEIDSGNALAKLMSDRKKSESLKIKGSPSMVMNSGRQILFGNVGYGIIRANIEELLQDKSAQASWC
- the sbcB gene encoding exodeoxyribonuclease I, translated to MQANQPTILWHDYETWGVSPKFDRPSQFAAIRTDLDLNIIGEPEVFYCQPPQDYLPHPGAALVTGITPQKAQREGLPEAEFARRIQSLFTVPNTTVAGYNSIRFDDEVSRYLFYRNFYDPYAREWQNGNSRWDIIDMVRLCYALRPDGINWPRNENGSVSFRLELLTAANGISHEAAHDAMSDVYATIAMAKLIKEKHSKLYEFIFNLRNKREVQKLLEVFEMTPIVHTSSKISSDQGCTSWFAPVEYHPSNKNAVIAVDLGFDATPILELDSEQLKQRLYTKRSELADDELPVGIKLIHINKCPVVAPAKTLTEADAERLGIDRENCLKNWRALKQQAAQVREKLSEVFNESYENKVEDADVALYSGSFFSDSDKAQMQLIHEMPVEQLATYPFKFQDPRLATLLFRYRARNYLHTLTADEQRQWQQYCQNKLANGENGLSYDEYMLAIENLAHEHEQNTQKMSILKALYQYVAS
- a CDS encoding NAD(P)-dependent oxidoreductase — protein: MAKVKVAFIGLGVMGYPMAGHLSKAGFDVNVYNRTAAKAEQWAKEYQGTAYSTPKEAATGCDVVFVCVGNDQDVLQVCEGENGVLAGLKSAAILVDHTTASAELAKQLAASCEQQGNDFIDAPVSGGQAGAENGVLTIMCGGDEQVFKNVQPIMDAYARFSQLMGPVGDGQKAKMANQICIAGVVQGLSEALNFASRAGLDTDKLVETISKGAAGSWQMENRSATMVKGEFEFGFAVDWMRKDLAIAFEEAKKHQADLPMTTMVDGFYEQVQELGGNRWDTSSLIALLQKKG